One region of Clostridia bacterium genomic DNA includes:
- the fapR gene encoding transcription factor FapR: protein MGLERPAASLSRRERQRALRETLRREPLLTDEELAERFHVSVPTIRLDRATLGLPDVRERARSLASQALGRVRALGPQEIVGEIVDVELGRHAVSILEAEASHAFERNATVRGQHLYAQAESLAMAVVDAGDAVPEVVNVKFKRPVRIGERVVAKAEILRQPRPGQWVVLVQSRVQNDIVFRGKFLVTQVAPAAGDDPAAAAIRDEHSPVQEEANR, encoded by the coding sequence ATGGGACTTGAGCGACCGGCCGCCTCCCTCTCGCGGCGCGAGCGCCAGCGCGCGCTGCGGGAAACGCTGCGACGCGAGCCGCTGCTGACGGACGAAGAGCTGGCGGAGCGGTTTCACGTCAGTGTGCCCACGATCCGCCTGGACCGGGCCACGCTCGGGCTTCCCGACGTGCGCGAGCGGGCGCGCTCGCTGGCCAGCCAGGCGCTCGGCCGCGTGCGCGCGCTCGGGCCGCAGGAGATCGTCGGCGAGATCGTCGACGTCGAGCTGGGCCGGCACGCCGTCTCCATTCTCGAAGCCGAGGCCTCCCATGCCTTCGAGCGGAACGCCACCGTCCGCGGCCAGCATCTGTACGCGCAGGCCGAGTCCCTCGCCATGGCCGTCGTCGACGCGGGCGACGCCGTGCCGGAAGTGGTCAACGTGAAGTTCAAGCGCCCGGTGCGCATCGGCGAGCGGGTCGTCGCCAAGGCCGAGATCCTTCGCCAGCCGCGTCCCGGACAGTGGGTCGTGCTCGTCCAGTCGCGGGTCCAGAACGACATCGTCTTCCGCGGCAAGTTCCTCGTGACGCAGGTCGCGCCGGCCGCGGGCGACGATCCCGCAGCCGCCGCGATCCGTGACGAGCATTCACCCGTCCAGGAGGAGGCGAACCGTTGA